The following coding sequences are from one Acidimicrobiales bacterium window:
- a CDS encoding phosphatase PAP2 family protein produces the protein MATAEVPAPEPADQPADLSAPPDPDLQDYAAGLLDEVSDDDSHPLGPIGASLDEAVDRIWDRLRGNPAMDRLFYTASELGDFSLIWHLLGTARGVATRGGTREAARLALALGAESALVNGAVKSVFKRERPIQDGERPHHLRLPLTSSFPSGHASAAFLAATLLSERSKVKPLWYGLASVVATSRIHVRIHHASDVLVGAGVGLALGRLIRKVFPLR, from the coding sequence GTGGCTACCGCCGAGGTGCCGGCCCCCGAGCCGGCTGACCAGCCGGCCGATCTCTCCGCTCCGCCCGACCCGGACCTCCAGGACTACGCGGCCGGACTACTGGACGAGGTATCGGACGACGACTCTCACCCGCTGGGTCCGATCGGCGCCTCGCTGGACGAGGCGGTGGACCGGATCTGGGACCGGCTTCGGGGAAACCCGGCCATGGACCGGCTCTTCTACACAGCCAGCGAGTTGGGCGACTTCAGCCTGATCTGGCACCTCCTAGGCACGGCCCGTGGCGTGGCCACCCGCGGCGGAACCCGGGAGGCGGCCCGCCTGGCCCTCGCCCTGGGGGCCGAGTCGGCACTGGTCAACGGCGCCGTGAAGTCTGTCTTCAAGCGTGAGCGACCCATCCAGGACGGGGAGCGGCCCCACCACCTGCGCCTTCCGCTAACTAGCAGCTTTCCGTCTGGACATGCCTCGGCGGCCTTCCTGGCTGCCACTTTGCTCTCAGAGCGATCGAAGGTGAAGCCACTCTGGTACGGGTTGGCCTCCGTGGTCGCCACCTCGCGGATCCACGTCCGGATCCACCACGCCAGCGATGTGCTGGTGGGAGCGGGGGTCGGCTTGGCGCTGGGGCGCCTAATCCGGAAGGTCTTCCCGCTGCGCTGA